The Blastomonas sp. SL216 DNA window GGCACCGAAGACCAGCTCTCGGCGATGTACGAGCCGGTGGTGCAGCTCAAGTCGGGCGGCTATCTGGTCATCAACCCGACCGAGGCGCTGGTATCGATCGACATCAACTCGGGCCGCTCCACCAAGGAGCATGGCATCGAGGCGACGGCGCTCAACACCAATCTTGAGGCGGCACGCGAAATCGCCCGGCAGCTGCGCCTGCGCGACATGGCGGGCCTGGTCGTCATCGACTTTATCGACATGGAATATGGCTCGAACATCCGCAAGGTCGAGAAGGCCATGCGCGATGCGCTGAAGAGCGACCGGGCACGCATCCAGGTCGGCCGCATCTCGGGCTTTGGCCTCATGGAAATGAGCCGCCAGCGCCTGCGCACCGGCGTGCTCGAGGCATCGACCCGCACCTGCCCGCATTGTGACGGCACAGGCCTGGTCCGCACCGCATCGTCGGCCGGCCTGTCGGCGCTGCGCCTGCTGGAAGAAGAGGCCGCACGCGGCCATGGCAGCATCATCACGCTGCGCACCAGCCAGGAAGCGTCGATCTACGTCCTCAACAACAAGCGCCGCGACATTGCCGAGATCGAAGAACGGTTCGGCGTGCGCATCGAAATTCTGCCCAATGGGGAGAATGAAGGCGCGAAGATGGAAGTGACCGCCAGCGGCCCGCGTCCGGAAAAGGTCGTGACCTTCCAGCCGATCATCGACGAAGATGACGAGGACATCGAAGACGAGATCGACGAGGTCGAGGAAGAAGAAGAGGTCACCGAAAAGCGCAGCGGTCGCGGTGATCGTGGTGATCGCGGCGAGCGGGGCGAACGCCCTGCCCAGCAGCGCAGCAGCGAGGAAGGCGAAGGAGGGCGCTCCAAGCGCCGCCGCCGCCGTCGCGGCAAGCGCGGCAGGCGCGATGGTGATGCCCCTCAGGGTGAGTTCGAAGCTGGTACCGAGAGGGAGGCTGGCGAACAGTCCGACGAGGCGATGGTGCCGGGCGATGCCGAAGCCCCTGCCGAAAGCGAAGCGGTGGAAGCTGCTGCCGAGGCTGGTGACGATAACGGCGAGGCCAAGCCGCGCCGTGCGCGCCGGGGTCGTCGCGGCGGTCGCGGTCGCAAGAATGGCGAGGCCGGTGACGACAGCGCAGAAGCTGCGGGTGACGAAGCCAGTGCGGAAGCGCCTGCCGAAACGGTGACCGAAGAGGCCGCTGCGCCTGCAGCGGAACCGTTGGAAGCCGAAGCCGAAGCCGTGGCCGAGCCTGTGGCCGAAAAGCCCAAGCGCAAGCGGGCCTCGCGCGCCAAGAAGCCGGTGGCAGAGGCCGAAGCCTCCGCCGAGGCTGAAGCACCGGCAGCCGAAGCCGAGCAGCCTGCTGCTGAAGCCGAGCCTGCCGCCGAAGCCGAGCCCGCTGCCAAGCCGAAGCCCAAGCGCGCACCGCGCAAAAAGGCGGCACCCAAGGCCGAGGCTGCCGAAGCCGTCGTGGCTGAATCCGCGCCCGAGCCTGTGGCCGAGCCGGCAGAAGACCCCGCTGACGCAACGCCCGCCGCCAAGGCGAAGGCCGCCGAAGCACCCGCCGAAAGCACCGAACCGCCGCGTCGCGGCTGGTGGCAGCGCACTTTCGGCAACTAACGGGTCATAAGTCGCAAACAAAAGGGGGTGCCCCGCCAGACCGGCAGGGCACCCCTTTTTTGTTGACCGTCTGGCTCCAGCTGAGTTCAGTCGCTGGCCAGCGCTGCCTCGAACGCGTCGCCAATCGCCGCCATATCGCGATCGAGCTGGGCTTCGGCCTCACCCTCCATCTGCGCCAGCGCCACCATCTGCGGCATCGAGATACCGATGCGCAGCGTCCCGCGCACCTTGCCGGCCATGTCCAGCCCCTGGAAGCGCGCGCATTTGACCGGCTGGCCCAGCCGCACGCCCGACTGCATCATCTTGAGCTGGATCGCGGTGGCGCCGTCAAAGTCGATCGCGCGCCGTTCGCCGCTCAGATCCACCGTGGTCAGCGTCCGCATCTCGATCGGATGGGTACCGGCCTGATCACGGTCGGCAAAGGGATAGGGCGTGACCCGCGTACCGCCGATCCGGTCGACCAGCGCCAGCGATGCGCAGCGGAATTGCTCGACCACCCTGGCAAGGGTGTGGAAATCCAGCGCCTGGAACCGCTCGAGCTCGAAAAGGGCTGCTGCGAGCCGCACGGTCAGGCCGGCATTGCCGCTATCGGGCAGGCGCTCTGCCCCGGCCCAGCCTTCGGGCAATTCAGCGCGGCGGAAGATCGTGGCCATGCCCTCGCCCAGCGGCGAAATGCGCGCGCCAAGCTGGCGCGGCACAAGCGCAAAGCCGGAGAACGGCGGGCCACCCATGAACTTGGAGCCGGTCATCAGTACCACGGCCCCGCGCACCAGATACGCGCAGATGGCCGGGCTGGTGATCCGCGCCTGGCAGGCGTCGACGACGAAACCGATCGAGTCGCCATATTGGGTGATCAGCGCATCGATATCGTCGAGATGCGGCAGGATCAGACCGGTCTTGGAGCCGTGCACGACATGCAGCAGCGGGAACTTGCCCGCCAGCAGCGCACGCTCGATCTCGCTGCGCATTGCCGCGACGATCACCGCACTGTCGAACGCCTCGCCAAAGCCATTGCGCACCGAAACCTCGGACAGCGAAATGGAGGCGAGACCGGGAACGACCGCGCCCTTCGATGAGGGTATGCCCATCGCCGTCTGCGCTGCGAAATACTGACCCGCGGCGCTCAGGATGCAGCCGCTGCCGACCTCGTCCGCCCCCAGCAGCACATTGTGGATGCCGTGGACGGCCCGGCCCGAAAACGCCTGAAGTGCGATATACTCAAGGTCTGTGCCCGATGCCGAAAAGGCGATGTCGGTGCCCTGCGGCAAGCCATAAGCCGCCGCGATCCGGTCGCGCAGCACGCTGAGATGCCCGGCATAGTCTGCCCCCGCCATCTCGGCGGTCATCTCGTGATCGGACACAAACTGGCACAGATGATCGAACGCCGGCTGCGAGATGTCATTGGCCGTCGACGACGCATAGGTCACCGTTGCGCGCGGGAAAGGTGAACTGAAATATTTGTTGGTGCCATCGGCATGGGCGGGGACGATTCGCTCGTCTCCACCGATGGTGAGAAGATGGCTGACCGTCTTATGCAATTCCTGTTGCATCAAACTTATCTTTCGCTGCGCCCCCGAAGCGGATAAGGGCGCGGCTATAGGGGCGCTGGCCATTATGGCAAGCTGCTTTGACTGGACGCCCCCCTGCAAACCCAAAAGAAAGTGCGTTTTGCCGTGAACCAATATCCCGCCCCGCTGACCATCGATGCCAAAACGCGTGAGACGCTGAAGGTATTGTTCCTTGCCAAGCACGCGCTGGGCGATGGATCGCTGCACCCGGAGGACGGCAACCATGCCGTGTACCACAACGAGGTCCGCACGATCCTGGAAGGGCTTTTCGACAATCTGACGGTCGGCAACCAGTATGCGATGCTGTTCGATCCCCCGGAAGTCGACTTCGTGTTCTCGCTGCTCAACCGCGGCGGCTTCGTGAATTCCGAGATGCTGGTGCCGCTGCTGTGCAACCGCAAGGGCCTGCCCTATCTGGGTGGCAGCCCGATCCTGCGCGGCCTGTCCGACGACAAGCACCTCTCCAAGCTGGTCGCGCGCGCCCGCGGCATTCCGACGGCCGACTGGGCGATCTATCGCAAGGGCGGCCCGGTCGATGAAAAGCTGTGCCCGATGGCCGAGCGCATGGTGATCAAGCCCAACGCCTCGTCCGCCAGCTGGGGCGTGCGCGATGCCGGCGACTGGGCGGGCGTCAAGGACGCCATCGCCGCGATCCACGAGGAAGGCCATGACGCGATCGTCGAGCCGTTCCTGACCGGCAGCGATGTCGAGGTGCCGGTGGTGACGATGCACGGCCGCCCGCTGATCCTGCCGATGATGCTGTTCGAACAGGCCGATCCCACGCACCTGCGCACCTATTGGGAAAAGCGCGATCTGGTCGAGCGCGCCAGCAAGTACGAGCTGGTCGATTTCGAAGGATCACCGTTCGAGGCGCAGATTGCCGCGCACACCGCCAATCTGGCGCAGGAATTCGTGCCGTTCGATTATGGCCGCTACGAATTCCGGCTCGATGCCGAAAAGGGCGAGCTGCACTTCCTCGAGGTCAACCTCAACTGCAACCTGTGGAGCCAGAAGGTCTTCGGCCGCTCCGCCGTCCGCGCCGGCTGGACGCAGGAACAGCTGATCGAGACGATCGTGGCGGAAAGCCTGCGCAGCCACGGTCTGATGGGGTAAATATCCTTTTTACCCGCTATCGCCATAGGGCGTTGAGCCTTGGGCGCAAAATGTCTATCTAGGCTCCGGACGCATTGAAGGACGAGGGATTTCCATGGCTACGTTTACGCTCCCGGCGAACAGCAAGATCACTGGCAAGGGCCAGGCGTTCAGCGCGAAGACCGGCGGGCGGCTGAAACGGTTCAAGGTCTATCGCTACGATCCCGACAGCGGCGAGAACCCGCGCTACGACACGTTCGACATCGATCTGGACGATTGCGGCCCGATGGTGCTCGACGCGCTGATCAAGATGAAGTCGGAGCAGGATTCGACGCTGACCTTCCGCCGCTCGTGCCGCGAAGGCATTTGCGGATCGTGCTCGATGAACATCAACGGCCGCAATGGCCTGGCCTGCACCACCGCGATCGAGGACTGCAAGGGCGATGTGCGCATCACCCCGCTGCCGCATATGGACGTGATCAAGGACCTGGTCCCCGATTTCAGCCATTTCTATGCGCAATATGCCTCGATCCGCCCTTGGCTGCAGACCGTGACGCCGGTGCCCTCGGGCAAGGAGCGGCTGCAGTCGCCCGAAGACCGCGCCAAGCTGGACGGTCTGTACGAGTGCATCCTGTGCGCCTGCTGCTCGACCAGCTGCCCCAGCTATTGGTGGAATTCGGACAAGTTCCTGGGCCCCGCCATCCTGCTGCAGGCCTATCGCTGGCTGGCCGACAGCCGCGACGAGATGACCGGTGAGCGGCTCGACGAGCTGGAAGATCCCTTCCGCCTGTATCGCTGCCACACCATCATGAACTGCGCCAATGTCTGCCCCAAGGGCCTGAACCCGGCGCGCGCGATTGCAGAGATCAAGAAAATGGAGGTCGAACGGCACGTCTGATCGGCCACCAGGCCGACAGACCCGTTCGATTCCCTACCGCAAGGTGGACCTGCAAACCCTGAACATGCCAGACGATTTCGCGTTCGGCCTGGACCCGGATCGTCCGGGCTGGATGCGCTGGGCATTGCGGGAGCAGAACCGCTATAACAGCACGCTCGGCCCGATGTGGGTGATGAAGCGCGATGACGGCGTGGTCGTCGTGCGGACCGAGCCGGGTCATCTCCAGGGCAACCTGGCCAACAATGTGCATGGCGGCGCGATCCTCACCCAGGTCGATATCGCGCTGTTCGTCTGCGCCCGGCTCAACGGATCGTTGCGCCATGGCCCCGGCGTCACGCTGGATCTGACCAGCCATTTCATGGGGGCGGGCAAGATCGGCCTTCCGATCGATGCCGAGGTCGAAATCCTGCGCGAAACCGGCCGCCTGCTGTTTTTGCGCGGGCTGGTGGTGCAGGACGGCGAGACGGTCTGCGCGTTCAGCGGCACCATCCGCAAGACCCCCGCACCCCGGGGCGACAGGGGATGACCGGCACCCTCGCCCGTTATGACGCGCTGGTCAGTGCGGGCGAATTGCGGCCCGATGCCGATCAGCGCGCCGCCGCGGTCCGGTTGCAGGCGATGCAGGATGCACTGGAGGCAGTGCCCCCGCGCGGCTCGCTGCTCTGGCGGCTGATGGCGCGCGAGGCCAAGCCCGATCCGGTGCGCGGCCTCTACATGTTCGGCGGTGTGGGCCGCGGCAAATCGATGCTGATGGACCTGTTCTACGAATCGGTCGCCATCAACCGCAAGGTCCGCGTCCACTTTCATGAATTCATGCAGGATATCCACGCGCGCCTGCGGGTCGAGCGCGACAAGATGCAGGGCGACCCCATTCCCCCGGTGGCGCGCCAGTTCAGCGACAATTACCGGCTGATCGCGTTCGACGAGATGGTCGTCAACAACAGCGCCGATGCGATGATCATGTCGCGCCTGTTCACCGCGATCATCGAGGCGGGGGTGACCATCGTCACCACATCCAACCGCCCGCCCGACGATCTGTACAAGGATGGCCTCAACCGCGAGCATTTCCTGCCCTTTATCGCGCTGATCAAGGCGCGGCTCGATGTGCTGTCGCTCAACGGCCCAGTCGATTACCGGCTGGAGCGGCTGTCCGGCACCGATACCTGGCACATGCCCAACGGCCCCAAAGCCACTGCGGCCCTGCGCACCGCCTTTTTCCGCATGACCGATTATTCGCCCGATGATGCGGCGCACGTGCCGTCTGCCGACGTGCCGATCAGCGGCGGACGGACGATCCATGTGCCCAAGTCGCTGAAAGGCGTGGCGGTCTTTTCGTTCAAGAAGCTGTGCGGAGAGGCGCGCGGGGCGCCCGACTATCTCGCCATCGCCAGGCGTTATCACACCGTGTTCCTGGTCGGCATACCCCGATTGGGGCCTGAAAACCGCAACGAGGCGGCGCGCTTCGTCACGCTGATCGATGCGCTGTACGAGATGAAGGTGAAGCTGATCGCGGCAGCCGATGCCGAGCCGGGCGATCTTTACGCGAGCGGCGATGGCCGGTTCGAATTCGACCGCACAATATCCCGATTGATGGAAATGCAGTCGGACAGCTATCTGGCCCTGGGCCATGGCGCACGCTCCGCCGGGGAGTAATCTGCGCGGCATTTGCAATGATGCGCATGCAAAGCTTTGCAAAACCAACATAAGTTTGCGTCGCGCGGGCGAACCTGTCTATCAGGGTCGAATTCTCCTGGCGGACACATCTGATGCTGAAACGACTGGCCATCGCTACCGGATGGGCCCGCATGACGCGGCGCTCGCTGGTCTTGCGCATCGGCATCGCGCTGCTTGCCTGTGCGGCCGGGGTCGGCGCGCGGCTGGCGCTGGAACCTTATCTGCACGGCCTGCCCTTCATCACCATGTTCGCGGGCATTGTCTTCGCAGCGTTTTTTGCCGGCTTCTGGCCCGCCATGCTGACGCTGATGCTCAGTGCTGGGCTGATCCAATGGGTCATCATCCCGCAGACCGACAGCATCGCAGCTGTCCAGGCATCCTGGGTGCCGATGATCTTCTTCCTGTGCACCGGGTTCCTGATCGCGATCATCATCGAAAGCGTGTTCCGAGCGCATGAAGACCGCATCATGGTCTCCGACCAGCTGGCGAGATTGAACGCCGATCTGGACGGCCTGGTCGCGCAAAGGACGCAGCAGCTCCAGGACGAGATCGAGGAGCGCCAGGCGACCGAGGCAAGGCTGCATCAGGCGGAAAAGATGGACGCCATCGGCCATCTGACAGGCGGAATCGCGCATGATTTCAACAATATGCTGGCGATCATCACCGGCTCGCTGGATCTCGCCAAGCGGCGGATGGGGCAAGAGGGCGATCCCAGGATCGTCAGCCATATCGACAATGCGGCCAATGCCGCAGACCGCGCCGCCGCGCTCACGCACCGGCTGCTGGCCTATGCCCGCAAGCAGCCGCTCGATCCCCGCCTGCTGAATGTGAATGCGCTGGTGGGATCGGTCAACGCGCTGCTGGAACGGACGCTGGGCGAGCAAATCGTGATCGACATGCAGCTCAACCCTGAGGTCTGGCCCTGCACGGCCGACCAGACCCAGCTGGAGACCGCGATCATCAACCTGGCGGTCAACGCGCGCGATGCGATGCCCGGCGGCGGCAAGCTGGTGATCGAGACCGCCAATGTCACGCTCGATGCGGCCTATTGCAGCCAGCATGAAGACCTTGCCCCCGGCGATTACGTGCAAATTGCGATCAGCGACACCGGCCATGGCATGTCGCCCGAGGTCCGCGCACGGGCGCTGGACCCGTTCTTCACCACCAAGGATGTCGGCAAGGGCACCGGGCTGGGCCTCAGCCAGGTCTATGGCTTTCTCAAGCAGTCGGGCGGCCACCTCAACCTCTATTCGGAAGAGGGCAAGGGCAGCACGATCAAGCTGTACGTGCCGCGCACCACCAGCAGCGAGGGTGCCGACGAGCGGAGCCAGAGCTCCGCGCTGCGCTA harbors:
- a CDS encoding phosphoribosylglycinamide synthetase, with amino-acid sequence MNQYPAPLTIDAKTRETLKVLFLAKHALGDGSLHPEDGNHAVYHNEVRTILEGLFDNLTVGNQYAMLFDPPEVDFVFSLLNRGGFVNSEMLVPLLCNRKGLPYLGGSPILRGLSDDKHLSKLVARARGIPTADWAIYRKGGPVDEKLCPMAERMVIKPNASSASWGVRDAGDWAGVKDAIAAIHEEGHDAIVEPFLTGSDVEVPVVTMHGRPLILPMMLFEQADPTHLRTYWEKRDLVERASKYELVDFEGSPFEAQIAAHTANLAQEFVPFDYGRYEFRLDAEKGELHFLEVNLNCNLWSQKVFGRSAVRAGWTQEQLIETIVAESLRSHGLMG
- a CDS encoding ribonuclease E/G, encoding MTTRMLIDARHQEETRVAVLKGNRIEEFDFESAEHKQIKGNIYLAKVTRVEPSLQAAFVDYGGNRHGFLAFSEIHPDYYQIPREDKIALLAEEARHAREEAEALAAEEEADDAAGRGGEEGSYDDGLSDEGLIETDEEPIVAETISGDSDGDSDSDEGDGEGESEESREANGESTGNGRGNGRRRRRDGRGGKAKASDEARTSRMALRRRYKIQDVIQRRQVMLVQVVKEERGNKGAALTTYLSLAGRYCVLMPNSAHGGGISRKISNASDRKRLKTIIAEMKLPATMGCIVRTAGLSRTKPEIKRDFDYLARLWDEIREKTLKASAPEIIHSDSDLIKRAIRDIYNRDIEEVLVEGEAGYRAAKDFMKLLMPSHARRVKSYSDPVPLFQRYGTEDQLSAMYEPVVQLKSGGYLVINPTEALVSIDINSGRSTKEHGIEATALNTNLEAAREIARQLRLRDMAGLVVIDFIDMEYGSNIRKVEKAMRDALKSDRARIQVGRISGFGLMEMSRQRLRTGVLEASTRTCPHCDGTGLVRTASSAGLSALRLLEEEAARGHGSIITLRTSQEASIYVLNNKRRDIAEIEERFGVRIEILPNGENEGAKMEVTASGPRPEKVVTFQPIIDEDDEDIEDEIDEVEEEEEVTEKRSGRGDRGDRGERGERPAQQRSSEEGEGGRSKRRRRRRGKRGRRDGDAPQGEFEAGTEREAGEQSDEAMVPGDAEAPAESEAVEAAAEAGDDNGEAKPRRARRGRRGGRGRKNGEAGDDSAEAAGDEASAEAPAETVTEEAAAPAAEPLEAEAEAVAEPVAEKPKRKRASRAKKPVAEAEASAEAEAPAAEAEQPAAEAEPAAEAEPAAKPKPKRAPRKKAAPKAEAAEAVVAESAPEPVAEPAEDPADATPAAKAKAAEAPAESTEPPRRGWWQRTFGN
- a CDS encoding succinate dehydrogenase iron-sulfur subunit, which codes for MATFTLPANSKITGKGQAFSAKTGGRLKRFKVYRYDPDSGENPRYDTFDIDLDDCGPMVLDALIKMKSEQDSTLTFRRSCREGICGSCSMNINGRNGLACTTAIEDCKGDVRITPLPHMDVIKDLVPDFSHFYAQYASIRPWLQTVTPVPSGKERLQSPEDRAKLDGLYECILCACCSTSCPSYWWNSDKFLGPAILLQAYRWLADSRDEMTGERLDELEDPFRLYRCHTIMNCANVCPKGLNPARAIAEIKKMEVERHV
- the zapE gene encoding cell division protein ZapE — encoded protein: MTGTLARYDALVSAGELRPDADQRAAAVRLQAMQDALEAVPPRGSLLWRLMAREAKPDPVRGLYMFGGVGRGKSMLMDLFYESVAINRKVRVHFHEFMQDIHARLRVERDKMQGDPIPPVARQFSDNYRLIAFDEMVVNNSADAMIMSRLFTAIIEAGVTIVTTSNRPPDDLYKDGLNREHFLPFIALIKARLDVLSLNGPVDYRLERLSGTDTWHMPNGPKATAALRTAFFRMTDYSPDDAAHVPSADVPISGGRTIHVPKSLKGVAVFSFKKLCGEARGAPDYLAIARRYHTVFLVGIPRLGPENRNEAARFVTLIDALYEMKVKLIAAADAEPGDLYASGDGRFEFDRTISRLMEMQSDSYLALGHGARSAGE
- a CDS encoding PaaI family thioesterase; amino-acid sequence: MPDDFAFGLDPDRPGWMRWALREQNRYNSTLGPMWVMKRDDGVVVVRTEPGHLQGNLANNVHGGAILTQVDIALFVCARLNGSLRHGPGVTLDLTSHFMGAGKIGLPIDAEVEILRETGRLLFLRGLVVQDGETVCAFSGTIRKTPAPRGDRG
- a CDS encoding ATP-binding protein encodes the protein MLKRLAIATGWARMTRRSLVLRIGIALLACAAGVGARLALEPYLHGLPFITMFAGIVFAAFFAGFWPAMLTLMLSAGLIQWVIIPQTDSIAAVQASWVPMIFFLCTGFLIAIIIESVFRAHEDRIMVSDQLARLNADLDGLVAQRTQQLQDEIEERQATEARLHQAEKMDAIGHLTGGIAHDFNNMLAIITGSLDLAKRRMGQEGDPRIVSHIDNAANAADRAAALTHRLLAYARKQPLDPRLLNVNALVGSVNALLERTLGEQIVIDMQLNPEVWPCTADQTQLETAIINLAVNARDAMPGGGKLVIETANVTLDAAYCSQHEDLAPGDYVQIAISDTGHGMSPEVRARALDPFFTTKDVGKGTGLGLSQVYGFLKQSGGHLNLYSEEGKGSTIKLYVPRTTSSEGADERSQSSALRYTPPQNLTVLVVEDDDGVRAMARASLIELGFIVHDVDSPHEAVQLIESGLAIDLLFTDVVMPGMNGRQLAHRLRETRPDLKVLYTTGYTRNAILHNGVIDSDVVLLVKPYSVDDLARKIMDALNPTLN